Proteins encoded in a region of the Armatimonadota bacterium genome:
- a CDS encoding CBS domain-containing protein — translation MISLSRLINAPVVDADGLRLGVLGDIAVDMREALPRVTGLWLRGDRSKLALIPWESVGALAPGEIRLRVARRFLQPRPLQPEELLLAGILDSQVVDTDGLKVVRVNDLHLQPSNGEVRLVAADVGTLGLLRRLNLDRPAMRLARALGRPLPERIIPWRMVAAFGGPLTPVKLSVSRERLREIHPADLAQLMADLDRDERVEVMTALEHETAAEALAEAEPEVRTDVMKSLPSELAADILEEMPPEAATDVLEELPPARAEELIGLMEAEEAADVKALLQYPEGTAGSVMTPEVIALPEGLTAEQTLLRLRELAPKAEHIHYFYVVDPQRRLVGVLPLRALIVARPDQPIAEIMIRDVISVGAHDEVETVAAALIKYDLLALPVVDDAGRLIGAVTVDAIIDVVLRKGRRRIPLRFRRRRPRRQEVGAR, via the coding sequence ATGATCTCCCTCAGCCGTCTGATCAATGCCCCGGTCGTCGATGCCGACGGCCTGCGCCTGGGCGTCCTGGGCGACATCGCGGTGGACATGCGCGAGGCGCTGCCGCGGGTGACGGGCCTGTGGCTGCGCGGGGACCGCAGCAAGCTGGCGCTGATCCCCTGGGAGTCGGTGGGCGCCCTGGCCCCGGGGGAGATCCGGCTGCGCGTCGCCCGACGCTTTCTCCAGCCCCGCCCCCTCCAGCCGGAGGAGCTGCTGCTGGCCGGCATCCTGGACAGCCAGGTCGTGGACACCGACGGGTTGAAGGTCGTGCGCGTCAACGACCTGCACCTGCAGCCGTCCAACGGCGAGGTGCGTCTCGTCGCCGCCGATGTGGGCACCCTGGGGCTGCTCCGGCGGTTGAACCTGGATCGTCCGGCGATGCGTCTGGCGCGGGCGCTGGGGCGGCCGCTGCCTGAGCGCATCATTCCCTGGCGGATGGTCGCCGCCTTCGGCGGCCCCCTCACGCCGGTCAAACTGAGCGTCTCCCGGGAACGTCTGCGCGAAATCCATCCCGCCGACCTGGCGCAGCTGATGGCGGACCTGGACCGCGACGAGCGGGTGGAGGTGATGACCGCCCTCGAGCACGAGACGGCGGCCGAGGCGCTGGCCGAGGCCGAGCCCGAGGTCCGGACCGATGTGATGAAGAGCCTGCCCAGCGAACTGGCGGCCGACATCCTGGAGGAGATGCCTCCCGAAGCCGCCACCGACGTGCTGGAAGAGCTGCCGCCGGCCCGGGCGGAGGAACTCATCGGCCTGATGGAGGCGGAAGAGGCGGCCGACGTCAAGGCGCTGCTCCAGTACCCCGAGGGCACGGCCGGCAGCGTGATGACCCCTGAGGTCATCGCGCTGCCGGAAGGGCTCACCGCGGAGCAGACCTTGCTGCGCCTGAGGGAACTCGCCCCGAAGGCGGAGCACATCCACTACTTCTACGTCGTCGACCCGCAGCGCCGTCTGGTCGGGGTGCTGCCCCTGCGGGCGCTCATCGTCGCCAGGCCGGACCAGCCGATTGCGGAGATCATGATCCGCGACGTGATCTCCGTCGGGGCCCACGATGAGGTGGAGACCGTCGCCGCCGCCCTCATCAAGTACGATCTCCTGGCGCTGCCGGTGGTCGACGATGCCGGCCGTCTGATCGGCGCCGTCACCGTGGATGCCATCATCGACGTCGTTCTGCGCAAGGGCCGACGCCGCATCCCCCTGCGCTTCCGGCGCCGCCGGCCGCGTCGCCAGGAGGTCGGGGCGCGCTGA
- a CDS encoding cytidine deaminase, whose translation MRVRRRRPRPARRPPSPHDAALVRAAAEARRRAYAPYSRFRVGAAVRTADGAVYTGANIENASYPLAHCAERVAIHKAVSEGHRRIDTVAVVADGPEPAMPCGACRQVMAEFGVRRIVVATPAGVVRVRTLRRLLAEPFLPERLLGKR comes from the coding sequence ATGCGCGTCCGCAGGCGGCGGCCCCGTCCCGCCCGCCGCCCGCCGTCCCCCCACGATGCCGCCCTGGTCCGGGCGGCGGCCGAGGCGCGCCGACGCGCCTATGCCCCGTACTCCCGGTTCAGAGTCGGGGCGGCGGTGCGGACCGCCGACGGAGCCGTGTACACCGGCGCAAACATCGAGAACGCTTCCTACCCCCTTGCCCACTGCGCCGAGCGGGTGGCCATCCACAAGGCCGTCTCCGAAGGGCACCGCCGCATTGACACGGTGGCCGTGGTCGCCGACGGCCCGGAGCCGGCGATGCCCTGCGGCGCCTGCCGGCAGGTGATGGCCGAGTTCGGCGTGCGCCGGATCGTCGTGGCCACGCCGGCGGGGGTCGTCCGGGTGCGCACCCTCCGCCGGCTCCTGGCCGAACCCTTTCTCCCGGAGCGGCTGCTGGGGAAGCGCTGA
- a CDS encoding DUF502 domain-containing protein yields MRARLQRYFIAGLIVFLPIAVTFSIIAWLFAVVDGLLGRLLPPLIGHQIPGLGLVTSIVVIFVIGAMATNVFGRRIVAFFDRLMLRLPLARSIYSATKSISDTIFLQRRAAFQRAVLVEWPRPGMFTIGFVTGEIRGLPGPTQRGFNVFVVTTPNPTTGFLVFVPETEVTPLEMSVEDALKIVISGGIVSPALMPRIGGASGSPTVREGV; encoded by the coding sequence ATGCGCGCACGGCTGCAACGGTACTTCATCGCCGGCCTGATCGTCTTTCTTCCCATCGCCGTCACCTTCAGCATCATCGCCTGGCTCTTCGCCGTGGTGGACGGGTTGCTGGGCCGGCTGCTGCCCCCGTTGATCGGGCACCAGATTCCGGGCCTGGGCCTGGTGACGTCGATCGTCGTCATCTTCGTCATCGGCGCCATGGCCACCAACGTCTTCGGTCGGCGGATCGTGGCCTTTTTCGACCGGCTCATGCTGCGTCTGCCGCTGGCCCGCAGCATCTACTCGGCGACGAAATCCATCAGCGACACCATCTTCCTCCAGCGGCGGGCCGCCTTCCAGCGCGCGGTCCTGGTGGAGTGGCCGCGTCCGGGAATGTTCACCATCGGGTTCGTCACCGGGGAGATCCGCGGGCTGCCGGGTCCCACGCAGCGCGGCTTTAACGTCTTTGTGGTCACCACGCCGAATCCGACTACCGGATTCCTGGTGTTCGTGCCGGAGACCGAGGTGACGCCGCTGGAGATGAGCGTGGAAGACGCCCTCAAGATCGTCATCTCCGGGGGGATCGTCTCGCCGGCCCTGATGCCCCGGATCGGGGGGGCCTCGGGATCCCCGACGGTGCGGGAGGGCGTCTGA
- the era gene encoding GTPase Era, translated as MRSGFVALIGRPGAGKSSLLNRLVGHRVAITSATPPTTRSRQQGILTLEGAQIVFVDTPAVHVPRHRLGQRMMAETRRAVAESDVLVAVFDASAPLSAEDRLTAALVREAGKPAVAVLNKVDRPPAADLSLLGDHIRALAPFAAVVSASAVRGEAAAALVAAVLPLLPEGPQFFPPQMITDRSEPLRVRELIQEQVMALTREELPHGVAVEIEEFAPRPEGPTYIRAILHVERDAHRKMLIGRGGRMLKAIGTRARAEVERLLGRRVYLDLWVKTSRDWRRRDALLRRFYPEQQ; from the coding sequence ATGCGCAGCGGGTTTGTCGCCTTGATCGGCCGGCCCGGCGCGGGGAAATCCTCCCTGCTCAACCGCCTGGTCGGCCACCGGGTGGCCATCACCTCCGCCACCCCCCCGACCACCCGGTCCCGCCAGCAGGGGATCCTCACCCTGGAGGGGGCCCAGATCGTCTTCGTAGACACACCTGCCGTGCACGTGCCGCGCCACCGGCTGGGCCAGCGGATGATGGCCGAGACACGACGGGCCGTGGCGGAGTCGGATGTTCTCGTCGCCGTGTTCGACGCCTCGGCGCCGCTGTCCGCCGAGGACAGGCTGACGGCGGCGCTGGTGAGGGAGGCCGGGAAGCCCGCCGTCGCCGTCCTAAACAAGGTGGACCGCCCGCCGGCCGCCGACCTTTCCCTGCTGGGTGATCACATCCGGGCCCTCGCCCCTTTTGCCGCGGTCGTCTCCGCCTCGGCCGTGCGGGGCGAGGCGGCCGCCGCCCTCGTGGCGGCGGTCCTCCCGCTGCTGCCGGAAGGACCCCAGTTCTTCCCTCCGCAGATGATCACCGACCGGAGCGAGCCGCTCCGGGTGCGCGAGCTGATCCAGGAGCAGGTCATGGCGCTGACGCGCGAGGAACTGCCCCACGGCGTGGCCGTGGAGATCGAAGAGTTCGCGCCGCGCCCGGAGGGGCCGACCTACATCCGGGCCATCCTGCACGTGGAACGCGACGCCCACAGAAAGATGCTCATCGGCCGAGGCGGCCGCATGCTCAAGGCGATCGGGACCCGGGCCCGGGCGGAGGTGGAACGGCTGCTGGGCCGCCGGGTCTACCTCGACCTGTGGGTGAAGACCTCCCGGGACTGGCGCCGGCGCGACGCGCTCCTCCGCCGGTTCTACCCCGAACAGCAGTAG